A single Candidatus Caccoplasma merdavium DNA region contains:
- the mreD gene encoding rod shape-determining protein MreD, producing MNKHRLWRMAGALFIVLLQILMCNRIALWGVATPFVIVYLFLKMPSGVKPHLAMTVAFFVGLLVDLFTNTPGVYALASVTVAFLHNPLLMRIQYRDRGEERYVPSMATLGVWRYALFAFLLTLIFCIVLFCVESFSFFAPAFLAARIVNSTLLTLIVILVVDLLMEKK from the coding sequence ATGAATAAACATCGGTTATGGCGCATGGCCGGCGCCCTCTTCATTGTCCTGTTGCAGATACTCATGTGCAACCGCATCGCCCTGTGGGGCGTTGCCACCCCCTTTGTCATAGTGTATCTTTTCTTGAAGATGCCATCGGGCGTGAAACCACATTTGGCGATGACTGTCGCATTCTTTGTCGGCCTTCTTGTCGATTTGTTTACCAACACGCCGGGCGTATATGCCCTGGCCTCGGTCACGGTGGCATTCCTGCACAACCCCTTGCTCATGCGTATCCAGTACCGCGACCGGGGTGAGGAACGCTATGTGCCCTCTATGGCCACACTGGGCGTGTGGCGGTATGCCCTTTTTGCTTTTCTGCTGACGCTGATTTTCTGCATCGTACTCTTCTGCGTCGAGTCCTTCTCGTTCTTTGCTCCGGCATTTTTGGCGGCGCGCATTGTGAACAGTACGCTGTTGACGCTTATTGTCATATTGGTTGTCGATTTGCTGATGGAGAAAAAATAG
- a CDS encoding penicillin-binding protein 2 — protein sequence MLLVILFYVSRLFSLQVLDNEYNQLADNNAIFTRIQYPSRGLIYDRNGRLVVDNQPAYDLMVIPREVQPFDTLDFCRTLGITRQEFDERWNNMRNRRLNPGYSSFSPQRFFTRLTVEEYGHLQEKLYRYPGFFIQNQSIRRYNYDVAANVLGNIREVSEQELRNDSYYVQGDYTGDLGIEKSYESYLRGEKGQEVFLRNAYGRIKGRYEDGAFDREAVPGKNLTLSIDIELQQYGEMLMQNKVGAIVAIEPSTGEILALVSSPTYKPSLLTGRERGRNYAQLFENPYKPLYDRSIMATYPPGSTFKPTQALIFLQEKVVSRYTAYPCNMGFYARGIKVGCHAHESPISVVPALSTSCNAYFCYAFRSMIDNLDKYGTTYDAFETWKKYVVDMGYGYRLGVDMPGESRGFIPNSDFYGKIYGSKGWKGITVISVSIGQGEVLATPLQIANLGATIANRGYYFTPHVVKSVQDTYLGDEYTTPHYVGVDPAYYEMVVEGMRMSMVKGTCRIGEIPGVEACGKTGTAQNPHGDDHSAFMGFAPRENPRIAIAVYVENAGWGATYGVPIGSLMMEKYLNGEIAPSRKWLEERMLNANTMIQEEEEENVAQE from the coding sequence ATGCTCCTGGTCATTCTCTTTTATGTTTCCCGTTTGTTCTCGCTGCAAGTGCTCGACAACGAGTACAACCAGTTGGCCGACAACAATGCCATCTTCACCCGCATACAATATCCGTCTCGCGGTCTTATTTATGACCGCAACGGCCGTTTGGTGGTCGACAACCAGCCCGCCTATGATCTCATGGTTATCCCCCGCGAAGTGCAACCTTTCGATACCCTCGATTTCTGCCGCACGCTGGGCATTACCCGTCAGGAGTTTGACGAACGCTGGAACAACATGCGCAACCGTCGGCTCAATCCCGGATATTCTTCGTTCTCGCCCCAACGATTTTTCACCCGACTTACGGTCGAGGAGTATGGACACTTGCAGGAAAAACTCTATCGTTATCCCGGATTCTTCATTCAGAACCAGTCGATACGGCGCTATAACTACGATGTGGCGGCCAATGTCCTGGGAAACATACGCGAAGTCTCCGAACAGGAATTGCGCAACGACAGCTATTACGTCCAAGGTGACTATACGGGCGATTTGGGGATAGAGAAATCTTATGAGAGTTATCTCCGTGGCGAGAAAGGGCAGGAGGTCTTCCTCCGCAACGCCTACGGCCGCATCAAAGGACGATACGAGGACGGGGCTTTCGACCGCGAGGCTGTGCCCGGCAAGAACCTGACCCTCTCCATCGACATCGAGTTGCAGCAATATGGCGAGATGCTCATGCAGAACAAGGTGGGAGCCATCGTGGCCATAGAGCCTTCGACCGGGGAGATTCTCGCACTGGTGTCGAGCCCCACCTACAAACCCTCGTTGCTCACCGGCCGCGAGCGGGGTCGCAATTATGCACAACTTTTTGAGAATCCCTACAAGCCGCTTTATGACCGTTCCATCATGGCCACATATCCGCCCGGTTCTACCTTCAAGCCCACGCAGGCGCTTATTTTCCTGCAAGAAAAGGTGGTGTCGCGTTACACGGCCTATCCTTGCAACATGGGTTTCTATGCCCGAGGCATTAAGGTGGGGTGTCATGCCCACGAGTCGCCCATCTCGGTCGTCCCGGCCCTGTCGACCTCGTGCAATGCCTATTTCTGTTACGCGTTCAGGTCGATGATTGATAATCTCGATAAGTACGGCACCACTTATGATGCCTTCGAAACCTGGAAGAAGTATGTCGTCGACATGGGTTATGGCTACCGCCTCGGAGTCGATATGCCGGGGGAGAGCCGCGGATTTATCCCCAACAGCGATTTTTATGGCAAGATTTATGGCTCCAAAGGGTGGAAGGGCATCACGGTGATTTCGGTATCCATAGGCCAAGGCGAAGTCTTGGCTACGCCTTTGCAGATTGCCAATTTGGGAGCGACCATAGCCAACCGGGGATATTATTTCACCCCCCATGTCGTGAAATCGGTGCAAGATACCTACTTGGGCGATGAGTATACCACTCCGCATTATGTGGGGGTCGACCCGGCCTATTACGAGATGGTTGTTGAGGGCATGCGCATGTCGATGGTGAAAGGTACCTGTCGCATCGGCGAAATTCCCGGGGTGGAGGCATGTGGCAAGACCGGTACGGCACAGAACCCCCATGGCGACGACCACTCGGCATTTATGGGCTTTGCCCCGCGGGAGAATCCGCGCATTGCCATTGCCGTCTATGTCGAGAATGCCGGTTGGGGGGCCACCTACGGTGTGCCCATCGGCAGCCTGATGATGGAAAAATATTTGAATGGCGAAATCGCTCCTTCGCGCAAATGGCTCGAAGAGCGCATGCTCAACGCCAACACGATGATTCAAGAGGAGGAAGAAGAGAATGTCGCGCAGGAATAA
- a CDS encoding rod shape-determining protein RodA, whose amino-acid sequence MSRRNNVWYSLDWYTVALYLLLVFCGWISIYAASYDYETTSTIFSLDTRSGKQLLWILLSLVIAFCLLMTEPRTFVSLSYPLYIVFILLLVVTIFVAPDIKGSHSWLVLGPVSLQPAEFAKYGTALALAKMLDNYDFDLRRPLHFFKACALILFPVLLILLQSETGSALVYLSLICILYREGMSGIFLFAAFCAVVYFILAVKYSSLEWLGTPVGEWVVLTLILLVLAYMVSSYLRNSRFFYISLFTTLVVQAIAAVVSCYFYPFNLLYVVWPLLMVAIVVAGGLYFKTLQRKLWIAVVFALLSCVYLESVDYVFTDVLGQHQRTRIEVAFGLKEDPMGVGYNVNQSKIAIGSGGFWGKGFLEGTQTKLRYVPEQDTDFIFCTIGEEQGFFGASAVLILFALLLVRIIQLSERQRTVFGRVYGYCVAAIIFFHLAVNIGMVIGVLPVIGIPLPFFSYGGSSLWGFTILLFTLLCIDASRGDSF is encoded by the coding sequence ATGTCGCGCAGGAATAATGTTTGGTATTCGCTCGACTGGTACACGGTCGCGCTTTATCTCTTGCTGGTCTTTTGTGGCTGGATAAGCATCTATGCGGCCAGTTACGATTATGAGACGACGTCGACGATATTCAGCCTCGACACCCGTTCGGGCAAACAGCTGTTGTGGATTTTGCTCTCGCTGGTTATCGCCTTCTGTCTGCTCATGACCGAGCCGCGCACGTTTGTTTCGCTTTCCTATCCGCTCTATATTGTCTTTATCCTGCTGCTGGTCGTCACCATTTTTGTCGCGCCCGACATCAAGGGCTCCCATTCGTGGCTTGTCTTGGGCCCCGTGAGTTTGCAGCCCGCCGAGTTTGCCAAGTACGGTACCGCCCTGGCGTTGGCCAAGATGCTCGATAATTATGATTTCGACCTTCGACGGCCGTTGCACTTTTTCAAGGCATGCGCCCTGATTCTTTTCCCGGTGCTGCTTATCCTGTTGCAAAGCGAGACCGGCTCGGCGCTGGTCTATCTTTCACTCATCTGTATCCTTTACCGGGAGGGCATGAGCGGCATTTTCCTGTTTGCCGCCTTTTGCGCCGTCGTCTATTTTATCTTGGCCGTCAAGTATTCGTCGCTCGAATGGCTGGGAACGCCGGTGGGCGAGTGGGTGGTGCTGACCCTCATTCTTTTGGTGCTGGCCTATATGGTCTCGTCCTATTTGCGCAATTCGCGCTTTTTCTACATTTCGTTGTTCACGACACTTGTGGTGCAAGCCATAGCGGCCGTCGTTTCTTGTTATTTCTATCCGTTCAACCTGCTCTATGTGGTGTGGCCGCTTCTGATGGTGGCCATTGTGGTTGCGGGCGGACTTTATTTCAAAACCTTGCAGCGCAAGTTGTGGATTGCCGTGGTCTTCGCGTTGCTGTCGTGCGTGTACTTGGAATCGGTCGATTATGTCTTTACCGATGTCCTCGGGCAACACCAGCGCACCCGCATCGAAGTGGCCTTTGGCCTGAAAGAGGACCCGATGGGCGTGGGCTACAATGTCAACCAGTCGAAGATAGCCATTGGTTCGGGGGGATTCTGGGGCAAAGGTTTCCTCGAAGGTACGCAGACCAAGTTGCGCTATGTGCCCGAACAGGATACCGACTTTATCTTTTGCACCATAGGTGAGGAGCAGGGCTTTTTCGGCGCGTCGGCCGTATTGATACTCTTTGCCCTGTTACTGGTGCGCATCATACAACTTTCCGAGCGTCAGCGTACCGTTTTCGGCCGTGTCTATGGCTATTGCGTGGCCGCCATCATCTTTTTCCACCTGGCGGTGAATATCGGCATGGTTATCGGGGTGTTGCCCGTTATCGGCATTCCTTTGCCCTTTTTCAGCTACGGGGGGTCTTCGCTTTGGGGATTCACCATTCTGCTCTTTACCCTGCTCTGCATCGACGCTTCCCGCGGCGATAGTTTCTGA
- a CDS encoding NADP-specific glutamate dehydrogenase yields MNAQKVLSDLKRRFPNEPEYHQAVSEVLSTIEEAYNEHPEFDRYNLIERLCIPDRIFSFRVTWVDDKGQVQTNMGYRIQHNNAIGPYKGGIRFHSSVNLSILKFLAFEQTFKNSLTTLPMGGGKGGSDFSPRGKSDGEIMRFCQAFIAELWRHIGPQTDVPAGDIGVGGREVGYMYGMYKKMARENTGTFTGKGLEFGGSLIRPEATGYGNVYFLLEMLKTRNIDIKGKVVAVSGSGNVAQYTVEKLISLGAKVITMSDSNGYIYDPDGIDAEKLAYIFELKNIYRGRIREYAEKYGCKYVEGARPWNEKCDIAMPSATQNEIDGDDARALLANGCFAVSEGANMPSTPEAIEEFLKAKILYAPGKAANAGGVSVSGLEMTQNSIKLSWTKEEVDARLKQIMYDIHTQCVKYGTQPDGYVNYVKGANVAGFMKVAKAMMAQGIL; encoded by the coding sequence ATGAATGCCCAAAAAGTATTAAGCGATTTGAAAAGACGCTTTCCCAACGAACCCGAATACCATCAGGCCGTTTCGGAAGTGCTGAGTACCATTGAAGAAGCTTACAACGAACACCCCGAGTTCGACCGTTACAACTTGATTGAACGTCTTTGCATTCCCGACCGCATCTTCTCGTTCCGTGTCACCTGGGTCGACGACAAAGGTCAAGTGCAAACCAACATGGGGTACCGTATTCAACATAACAACGCCATTGGCCCGTACAAAGGCGGTATCCGTTTCCACTCATCGGTAAACCTCTCGATTTTGAAATTCCTTGCTTTCGAGCAAACCTTCAAGAACTCGCTGACGACCCTTCCCATGGGTGGTGGCAAAGGGGGTTCCGATTTCAGCCCGCGCGGCAAATCCGACGGAGAAATCATGCGTTTCTGCCAAGCCTTCATCGCCGAACTGTGGCGTCACATCGGCCCGCAAACCGACGTTCCCGCCGGTGACATCGGAGTAGGTGGCCGCGAAGTAGGTTACATGTATGGCATGTACAAGAAGATGGCCCGTGAAAATACCGGAACATTCACCGGAAAAGGTCTCGAATTCGGCGGTTCGCTCATTCGTCCCGAAGCCACGGGTTACGGAAACGTTTACTTCCTGCTCGAAATGCTGAAAACCCGCAACATCGACATCAAAGGCAAAGTGGTAGCCGTATCGGGTTCGGGTAACGTAGCCCAATACACCGTAGAAAAACTCATCAGCCTCGGAGCCAAAGTCATCACCATGTCCGACAGCAACGGATACATCTACGACCCCGATGGCATCGACGCCGAGAAACTGGCCTACATCTTCGAATTGAAAAACATCTACCGTGGCCGTATCCGCGAATATGCCGAGAAATACGGTTGCAAATATGTCGAAGGTGCACGTCCCTGGAACGAGAAATGCGACATCGCCATGCCTTCGGCCACCCAGAACGAAATCGACGGTGACGATGCACGCGCCCTCTTGGCCAACGGTTGCTTCGCCGTATCGGAAGGCGCCAACATGCCCTCGACCCCCGAAGCCATCGAAGAGTTCCTCAAAGCCAAGATTCTCTACGCTCCGGGTAAAGCCGCCAACGCCGGTGGCGTATCGGTGAGCGGTCTTGAAATGACGCAGAACTCCATCAAACTGAGCTGGACCAAAGAAGAAGTCGACGCCCGTCTGAAACAAATCATGTACGACATTCACACCCAATGCGTAAAATACGGTACACAACCCGACGGTTATGTAAATTATGTAAAGGGTGCCAACGTAGCCGGCTTCATGAAAGTGGCCAAAGCCATGATGGCCCAAGGCATTCTCTAA
- a CDS encoding 3-phosphoshikimate 1-carboxyvinyltransferase: MALTLFPPRRIDGRVLLPSSKSICNRALILNALSGSPMPIGNLSDCDDTRVMVRAFESDGPDFDIMAAGTAMRFLTAYLSQCTGVWTITGSERMRHRPIRLLVDALRSLGACIEYLGEEGFPPLRIEGKPLRGGDLTLSAGVSSQYISALLMIAPYMQEGLSLTLTGTMISKPYIAMTLAMMRHWGVGSRWEGNRIVVAPGAYKPLAFTVESDWSAASYWYEMVSLTPGAVVELPGLQRESVQGDARVADFYAALGVDTEFTADGVRLRHTGQTTTAPLLLDLTDQPDLAQTLVVTCALLQRPFRFTGLQSLKIKETDRIAALKCELAKLGYPIVDSDDSVLSWDGRRADAVGHPAIDTYDDHRMAMAFAPAAMFFPGLEIRNPEVVSKSYPAFWDHLRQVGFDVRTLK; this comes from the coding sequence ATGGCTCTCACTCTTTTCCCGCCCCGCCGCATCGACGGCCGGGTTCTGCTCCCTTCGTCGAAAAGCATTTGCAACCGGGCGTTGATTTTGAACGCGCTCTCGGGGAGTCCTATGCCCATAGGCAATCTTTCCGACTGTGACGACACCCGCGTCATGGTGAGGGCTTTTGAGAGTGATGGCCCCGATTTTGATATTATGGCAGCGGGAACCGCCATGCGGTTTCTCACGGCCTATCTGTCGCAGTGCACGGGCGTGTGGACGATAACCGGTTCGGAGCGCATGCGGCACCGCCCCATCAGGCTGCTGGTCGATGCCCTGCGCTCGTTGGGCGCCTGCATCGAATATCTGGGCGAGGAGGGCTTCCCGCCCTTGCGCATCGAGGGAAAGCCGCTTCGCGGCGGAGACTTGACGTTGAGCGCCGGGGTCAGCTCGCAATATATCTCGGCGTTGCTCATGATTGCCCCCTATATGCAAGAGGGGCTCTCGCTTACCCTCACCGGGACAATGATTTCGAAACCCTATATTGCCATGACCCTTGCCATGATGCGCCATTGGGGGGTAGGAAGCCGATGGGAAGGAAATCGCATCGTGGTGGCACCGGGCGCCTACAAGCCCTTGGCTTTCACCGTGGAGTCCGATTGGTCGGCCGCCTCCTATTGGTATGAAATGGTTTCGCTCACTCCCGGTGCGGTTGTGGAGCTCCCCGGTTTGCAACGCGAAAGCGTGCAGGGCGATGCCCGTGTGGCCGATTTCTACGCGGCTTTGGGGGTTGATACCGAATTTACGGCCGACGGTGTGCGTTTGCGTCACACCGGGCAAACCACGACGGCACCTTTGTTGTTGGACCTTACCGACCAGCCCGATTTGGCCCAGACCCTCGTGGTTACTTGTGCCTTGTTGCAACGGCCATTCCGTTTCACCGGATTGCAATCACTCAAAATAAAGGAGACCGACCGCATTGCCGCCTTGAAATGCGAACTGGCCAAGCTCGGCTATCCGATTGTCGACAGCGACGATTCGGTCCTTTCCTGGGACGGCCGCCGTGCCGATGCCGTAGGCCACCCGGCCATCGACACCTATGACGACCACCGCATGGCCATGGCATTTGCCCCGGCAGCCATGTTCTTTCCCGGTCTCGAAATCAGGAATCCCGAGGTGGTGAGCAAGTCCTATCCGGCATTCTGGGACCATTTGCGTCAGGTAGGTTTCGACGTACGGACACTCAAATGA
- a CDS encoding phospholipase, whose protein sequence is MMGLVYITLSILLLGVVCYLYERKQRKKRPTLPEPESPDRPSAPASECCGRHLVCEKEALLLDASRGIVYYDDEELDRYAGRPADAFTPEETREFEEVFYTLRPEDVTGWLHSLQRRGINLPDTLEAEAWLIVREQREQKASGGKSQTR, encoded by the coding sequence ATGATGGGACTTGTATATATCACCCTTTCCATACTGCTCCTCGGAGTCGTGTGTTACCTTTATGAACGCAAGCAGCGGAAAAAACGTCCGACGTTGCCCGAACCTGAGTCGCCCGACCGCCCGTCGGCTCCTGCCTCCGAATGTTGCGGCCGGCACTTGGTGTGTGAGAAAGAGGCCCTGCTGCTCGATGCGAGTCGTGGCATCGTTTATTACGACGACGAGGAACTCGACCGTTATGCCGGTCGGCCGGCCGATGCTTTCACGCCCGAAGAAACGCGCGAATTTGAAGAGGTCTTTTATACGCTCCGCCCCGAAGACGTGACCGGTTGGCTGCACAGTTTGCAACGGAGGGGCATAAACCTGCCCGATACGCTCGAAGCCGAAGCGTGGCTCATCGTGCGGGAGCAGCGCGAACAAAAAGCCTCGGGAGGAAAATCACAAACTCGATAG
- a CDS encoding metal ABC transporter permease, translating to MTFDILQYAFLRHALWAVLLIGVAGGIIGTYIVTRRMVFITGGITHASFGGLGIGLYLGISPTLGALLFAVGAALGVGWLSRRGTVREDSAIASLWALGMAVGIICIFKTPGYAPGLNEFLFGNILTVTSADLAWFALYTALLLLLFLFFYRPLLAVAFDHDFASTRRLPVRLIDYAMVIMVSLCVVLTIRLVGIMLLLSMLTIPQMTVELFTRRYRTIMLASGLLTVVGGVVGLWLAYVLDVPAGACIVFFLIALYAVTRLGRSLILHFQRR from the coding sequence ATGACATTCGACATCTTGCAATATGCGTTTCTCCGTCATGCCTTGTGGGCCGTGTTGCTCATAGGCGTGGCCGGTGGGATTATAGGCACTTATATCGTGACCCGCCGCATGGTCTTTATCACGGGAGGCATCACCCATGCCTCGTTCGGAGGGCTTGGCATTGGCCTGTATCTCGGCATCAGTCCCACGCTGGGGGCATTGTTGTTTGCCGTGGGGGCCGCGCTCGGGGTGGGGTGGCTCTCCCGCCGCGGGACGGTGCGCGAAGACTCTGCCATAGCCTCCCTGTGGGCGTTGGGTATGGCGGTGGGCATCATCTGCATCTTCAAGACGCCGGGCTATGCGCCGGGTCTCAATGAATTCCTTTTCGGCAATATCCTTACGGTGACTTCGGCCGATTTGGCATGGTTTGCCCTTTATACGGCCCTTTTGTTGCTGCTCTTTCTCTTCTTTTATCGCCCCCTTCTGGCCGTGGCTTTCGATCACGATTTCGCTTCGACGCGGCGGTTGCCCGTACGGCTTATCGACTATGCCATGGTGATTATGGTCTCGCTCTGTGTGGTTCTGACCATTCGTCTGGTGGGCATCATGTTGCTGCTTTCGATGCTCACCATTCCGCAGATGACGGTCGAGCTTTTTACCCGTCGTTACCGCACCATCATGCTCGCCTCGGGCCTTCTTACCGTTGTGGGCGGGGTCGTGGGCCTGTGGTTGGCCTACGTCCTTGATGTGCCGGCCGGAGCCTGCATCGTGTTCTTCCTGATAGCCCTCTATGCGGTCACCCGTTTGGGACGCTCGCTGATCCTGCATTTCCAACGGCGATAA